A DNA window from Rhipicephalus sanguineus isolate Rsan-2018 chromosome 8, BIME_Rsan_1.4, whole genome shotgun sequence contains the following coding sequences:
- the LOC119401252 gene encoding protein inscuteable homolog encodes MGRGGIDTSASGRSHDVIKLNLDTSLDNLDLFHKSVLPYQISKVSPRIGRTLPREEVRQDDWLSHSIEQVCRKTLYKNVQYRTINMSSEVGSEKDVCFVEKDKLAEKSKIDTPGSTPVPPAAGIPNNKATCMKTPENARIAPPKTPKTSTPKSASSFMKRCRRGSSFRLLRSSSEKKNVRFASTEDLAAEERHSPSLVPSSESRVKAEEALESMYATVSPIVPKNLKDVCRRLPFADEEAMTPVKKPETSECSFLNPAILPQNSPLGHYLQWIVEQSGLSSVPSVRQWLNSVRLSVENECLSALQSKSLTKDPALAAVLAVGDAHDAITSLQDRVDSVMATVTHLTRRLEQGLWIKFCSSTPGLSSEVNDLLRDYKAVIHGSSPYSRKVESHLYRLLQDLREIGARPNRKPTDPESIKSLLTDIKNTVRTLSNSLILKELEKIVKMSGENRALSCARRSVAALSSLGETGPDMCDLITRVGGIRALLSIAQDVQLRPLKCVAIRALTIVCGHSVAIRQLEQAGGIDFIERTLRDACQQERCEAVGLLAQVTAPWVDCTGGTLKHMSRHMDSLVSSLTGMIEQASSGDVFLLSAAALANLSFLDRVALECIHRNKSVRALMLATRQKDLACSIFAKDQVSTILANVSGGTHYHADIIESGALTQLVCYLQLRPSSLHSSGEVDACERVLQKSAIALARLCSCSSTAGMVLQMQGVQRLVRLCKEPKERNSSNSVLVACLAALRKIATSSGHKDLKDIGATELVKDHLWNSFKQYSVAHESYV; translated from the exons ATGGGCCGAGGAGGCATTGACACGTCG GCTAGTGGAAGGAGCCATGACGTCATCAAGCTCAACTTAGACACGTCGCTTGACAACTTGGACCTGTTCCACAAGAGCGTCCTGCCCTATCAGATTTCTAAGGTATCGCCGAGAATTGGCCGCACACTTCCCAGGGAGGAGGTTAGACAAGATGACTGGCTGTCCCACTCGATTGAGCAGGTCTGTCGCAAGACCCTCTAcaaaaatgtccaatacaggacCATAAACATGTCTTCCGAAGTTGGCAGCGAAAAGGACGTGTGCTTTGTTGAGAAAGATAAACTCGCAGAAAAATCAAAAATTGACACACCCGGTTCAACTCCGGTGCCGCCAGCTGCTGGGATACCGAACAATAAAGCGACCTGCATGAAGACTCCAGAAAACGCCAGGATCGCTCCGCCGAAGACGCCGAAGACGAGCACTCCCAAGAGCGCATCCTCGTTCATGAAGCGATGCCGGAGGGGCAGCTCGTTCCGCCTGCTGCGCTCTTCTTCAGAGAAGAAGAACGTCCGCTTTGCTTCCACAGAGGATCTGGCCGCCGAGGAACGCCACTCACCCTCCCTCGTGCCATCATCTGAGTCAAGGGTCAAAGCTGAAGAAGCGCTCGAAAGCATGTATGCTACCGTCAGTCCTATCGTGCCAAAAAACCTCAAGGATGTCTGTCGGAGGCTTCCTTTCGCTGACGAAGAGGCGATGACGCCCGTAAAAAAACCGGAAACTTCCGAATGCTCGTTCCTGAATCCTGCCATTCTTCCCCAGAACAGCCCCTTGGGACACTACCTGCAGTGGATCGTTGAACA GTCGGGGCTGAGCTCCGTGCCTAGCGTCCGGCAGTGGCTCAATTCGGTGCGCCTTTCGGTAGAGAACGAGTGCCTGAGCGCCTTGCAAAGCAAGTCTCTTACAAAGGACCCTGCTCTCGCTGCCGTACTGGCCGTCGGCGATGCCCACG ATGCCATCACGTCCCTGCAAGACCGCGTTGATTCGGTTATGGCAACCGTCACTCACCTGACCAGGAGGCTCGAACAGGGTCTCTGGATTAAGTTCTGCAGCAGCACGCCCGGCCTCAGCTCGGAGGTGAACGATCTACTGCGAGACTACAAGGCTGTCATCCATGGCTCATCGCCGTATTCGCGCAAAGTCGAGAGCCACCTGTACCGACTACTGCAAGATCTCCGAGAGATCGGAGCCAGGCCCAACCGCAAGCCTACTGATCCGGAGTCCATCAAATCGCTACTGACAGACATCAAGAACACCGTGCGGACGCTCAGCAACTCCCTCATCTTGAAAGAACTGGAA AAAATCGTGAAGATGAGCGGCGAAAACCGGGCCCTGAGTTGCGCCCGGCGATCAGTGGCCGCTTTGAGCAGCTTGGGCGAAACCGGTCCGGACATGTGCGACCTGATCACGCGAGTGGGAGGCATCCGAGCACTGCTGTCGATCGCTCAAGATGTCCAGCTACGGCCGCTCAAGTGCGTCGCCATCCGCGCGCTGACCATCGTCTGCGGCCACTCGGTGGCCATTCGGCAGCTGGAGCAAGCGGGGGGCATTGATTTCATCGAGCGCACCCTGAGAGACGCCTGTCAACAGGAGAGATGCGAAGCAGTTGGTTTGCTGGCCCAGGTCACTGCTCCGTGGGTCGACTGCACCGGTGGAACGTTGAAACATATGTCGAGACACATGGACTCGCTGGTCTCCTCCTTAACCGGCATGATCGAGCAGGCCAGCAGCGGAGACGTGTTTCTGCTGTCCGCAGCGGCACTCGCCAACCTCTCCTTCCTGGACCGCGTGGCTCTGGAATGCATCCACAGGAACAAATCTGTGCGTGCCCTCATGCTGGCGACCAGGCAGAAGGACCTGGCCTGTTCCATCTTTGCGAAGGATCAG GTTTCCACAATATTAGCTAACGTGTCCGGTGGGACTCACTACCACGCGGACATCATCGAGTCCGGCGCGCTGACTCAGCTCGTCTGCTATCTGCAACTTCGCCCTTCCAGCCTGCACAGCAGCGGAGAAGTGGATGCCTGCGAACGCGTCCTGCAGAAGTCTGCCATCGCACTAGCGCGCCTCTGTTCATGCTCCAGCACAGCCGGCATGGTCTTGCAAATGCAAG gTGTGCAAAGACTTGTTCGCCTGTGTAAGGAACCAAAGGAACGCAACAGCAGCAACTCTGTCCTCGTGGCCTGTCTGGCAGCACTTCGCAAGATCGCCACCTCTTCCGGTCACAAGGATCTGAAGGACATCGGTGCCACGGAGCTTGTGAAAGACCATCTGTGGAACTCTTTCAAGCAATATTCGGTCGCCCACGAAAGCTATGTTTAA